From the Mesorhizobium koreense genome, the window CGAACTGAAGAAACACGGCATCCGGCTGCTCATAGAGCCGATCAACCGTTACGACATTCCGGGCTTCTTCCTGAACACGGTCGAGCAGGCCGACGCAATCATCAACGAGGTCGGCAGCGACAATCTCTTCATCCAGTACGATCTCTACCACCAGCACCGGACGCGGGGCGAGTTGATCGGCACGTACCAGCGGTACAAGGACCGCATCGCTCATATCCAGCTTGCCGATAATCCGGGCCGCAACGAGCCGGGGACGGGGGAGATCAACTACGATTTCGTCTTCGCCGCGCTCGACGCAGCAGGCTACGACGGCTGGATCGGCTGCGAATACAAGCCGAAGACAACCACGGAAGAGGGACTAGGCTGGCTTAGAAGGGCGGAGAAGGCGAGGGCGGCCGCGTAGGTGTGCGGCAAAGGCTAGGACAACGCCGACATTCAATTTTCAAATCCAGACAGGATAGTCACATGACCACGATTGGTTTCATCGGCCTCGGCATCATGGGAACGCCGATGGCGCTTAATCTCCAGAAAGCCGGGCATTCGCTTACCACCTCCAAGCATCGCAAGGCGCCGGCGAAGGAACTGCTCGACGGCGGGCTGAAGGTGCTCGACACGCCGGCGGACGTGGCGAAGGCTGCCGAAATCGTCATCCTGATGTTGCCCGACACGCCGCAGGTGAAGGACGTGCTCTTCGCTGAAAACGGAGTCGCTTCAGGGCTTTCGGAAGGAAAGCTGGTGATCGACATGAGCTCGATCTCGCCGATCGAAACCAAGGCGTTCGCCAGGAAAATCCGCGATCTCGGCGCCGAATATGTCGACGCGCCGGTGTCGGGCGGCGAGGTCGGCGCCAAGGCGGCGACGCTCACCATCATGGCGGGCGGGTCGCAGGCGGCGTTCGAACGCGCAAAGCCCTTGTTCGAACTGATGGGCAAGAACATCACGCTGGTCGGCGATTGCGGCGACGGTCAGGTGGCCAAGGTGGCGAACCAGATCATCGTCGCGCTCAATATCGCTGCGGTTTCGGAAGCGCTGGTCTTCGCCGCCAAGGCGGGCGCCGATCCGGCCAGGGTACGCTCGGCGCTGATGGGCGGGTTCGCGTCCTCGCGTATTCTCGAAGTCCATGGCGAGCGGATGATCAAGCGCACTTTCGATCCAGGTTTCCGCATCGAGCTTCACCAGAAGGATCTGAATCTGGCGCTGGAAGGCGCGCGGGGGCTAAGTCTTGCATTGCCGAACACGGCCTCGACCCAGCAGCTTTTCCACTCGATGGTGGCGAACGGGGAGGGTGGGCTCGATCATTCCGGCCTCGTCCGCGCGCTGGAGCGACTGGCGAACCACACCGTCGCATGAACGAACGATCTGCCGAAGTGTGACGTCGGCAGATCGTTCGGGCGGCAAGATAGTTTGAGACAAAACTATCTTGCCGTGGCATACCCTATCCGATAATGTAGTGTGCGATCTGGGGCGCTCCTTCATGGACGCCGGCGCGCGGAGCGGACAGGCTCCGGCATTACGGAGAGGGAGCGGATGAGGTCGCGGACCGCGACGCCCGGAAGCGTTTCCAAGGCAGTCCCGAAACGAGCCGACGATGGCGGCTCCGCGGTGAAGTCGAAGGATTTCAGCCTCGGTCTTCTGGAGGACCGTATCGGCTTCCATTTGAGGCTTGCCCAGAACGCATCCTTCAAGGCGTTCAAAAAGAAAACCGGCGAGGCGGATCTGAAGCCGGGCTGGTTCGCCGTGCTCAGCCTCATCCACGACAATCCGGGTATCACGCCGCTGGTGCTGAGCCGCGCCAGCGGCCGCGACAAGTCGACCATCACGCCGGTGTTGCGCGACCTCTTGCGCAATCACCTGATCGAGCGGCAGACGGTGCCGGCCGACAAGCGCAGCTATACGCTGTCGCTGACGAGGGCAGGCAAAGCCAGGCTCGCGGAACTCACGGCGCATGCGGAAGCGCATGACCGGGTTCTGGACGAGATCGTGGGAGAGGGCCGGCCGGAATTGCTGCGCCTCCTGCGCCTTATCATCGCCTCCCTCGACTGAATGGATTACGGGCCGCCGATGTACACAGCCAGTACCGCTTTTCTCGAAGCCCTGACCGAGGCCGGCGTTTCCTATATCTTCGCCAATTTCGGCAGCGACCATCCGGCGCTGATCGAGGCGATCGCCGAGGCGAGGGCGCATGGAAGGCGCATACCCGCGATCATCACCTGTCCCAACGAGATGGCCGGCATGAGCGCGGCGCAGGGCTATGCCCAGGTCTCCGGACAGCCACAGGCGGTGATCGTGCATGTCGAATGCGGAACCCAGTCGCTGGCAGGTGCCGTCCATAACGCGGCCAAGGGACGGGCGCCGATGCTGGTCTTCGCCGGTGCATCGCCCTTCACGCAGGAAGGCGAGATGCGCGGCAGCCGCAACGAGTTCATCCAGTGGATCCAGGATGTGCCGGACCAGCGCAGCATCGTGCGCGGCTACATGAAATACGAAAACGAGTTTCGTACCGGCAAAAACATCAAGCAGATGGTGCATCGCGCTCTGCAGTTCGCCATGAGCGAACCGAAAGGGCCGGTCTATCTCGTCGGTGCGCGCGAGGTGATGGAAGAGGAACTGACGGACGCAGTTTCGATCGACATGGCGAGGTGGCGCCCGGTGGAGCCTGCCGCGCTTCCTCAGGAGGGGGTCGAGCAAATGCTCGCGGCCTTCGCTCAGGCGCGCCGGCCCCTGGTGGTGACGTCCTATCTTGGCCGCAATCCCGATGCGGTGGCCGAACTGGTGCGCTTCTGCGAGAATGTCGGCGCGGGCGTGCATGAATCGGTGCCGAGCGCGATGAACTTCCCGCACGACCACGATCTCTATCTTGGCAACCAGTGGAACGAGCCGCACCAGAACGAGGCTCTGGGCGAGGCGGACTGCATTCTTGTCATCGACAGCGACGTGCCGTGGATCCCGACGATCAGCCGGCCGGCCGGGGGCGTGCCGATCTTCCACATCGACGTCGATCCCCTGAAGGAGAAGATGCCGCTCTGGTATATCGGCGCGGAACACTCCTTTCGCGCCGATGCGGCGACCGCCTTGGGTCAACTCAACGATGTGCTCGCCGTGCGGCCTTTCGACGGCGCGCGGGTTGCCGAGCGGCGCAGTCGTTTCGCGGCGAAAAGCAAGGCGCGGCGTGAGCGGCTTGCTACGCTCGAAACCGGAAGCAATGGGGTCATCACGCCGGAATTCCTGACGGCGGCGGTGCGCCGGCATATCGACGACGATACGATCGTTCTCAACGAGGGCATCACCAACTATCCGGCGGTCTCCAATCATATGGCGATGACGCGGCCGGGCTCGATCTTCGCCAGCGGCGGCGGTTCGCTCGGCTGGAACGGTGGGGCGGCCTTCGGCGCCAAGCTGGCGGCGCCCGACAAGACGGTCGTCGCGCTGACCGGCGACGGGTCCTACATGTTTTCCATCCCGTCTTCCGTGCATTGGATGGCGGCGAAATACGGCGCGCCCTTCCTACAGGTGGTCTACAATAATCGCGGCTGGAAAGCGCCGCGCTTTTCCGCGCTCGGCGTGCATCCCGACGGCTATGCCAGCCGCGCCAACGACCTCGACCTCTCTTTCGATCCGTCGCCCGACTATGCCGGCATCGCGAAAGCCGCGGGCGGCGCTTATGCGCGCAAGGTGGAGCGGCCGGAGGAGGTGGAAGAAGCAGTCGCCGAGGCGCTCCGGGTAGTGCGCGAAGAGAAGCGCTCGGCGGTGCTGGATGTGTGGCTGCAACATGGGTGAGGCGAGGTTAGATAATTTACTTGTTAATTATCTTCGGTCTGCTACCGTGCGGATCGGAGGTAATGGGAGGGCCGGAGTCAGCTGACGACGCCGGCTGAATGCTGGAAGTCGCGTCTTCGCGGCTCCGGGCAATAGAGGAGGAGAACAGATGTTGAAACGCAGGCAATTTCTAGTTTCGGCGGCGGCGATGCTTGCCGCTCCGGCCGTCATCGGAAAGGCACGCGCGGCCGACCCTGAGGTGACGCTCAAACTGCACCACTTCCTCGGGCCGAAATCGCCCGCTCAGGTCAAAATGCTGCAACCGTGGGTGCAGGCGATCCAGGACGAGTCGAAGGGGCGGGTCAAGATCGACATCTATCCGTCCATGTCGCTCGGTGGCTCGCCGCCCCAGCTCTTCCGCCAGGTGGCGGACGGCATCGTCGACATCGTCTGGACAGTGAACGGCTATACGCCGGGCCTCTTCCCGCGCTCGGAAGCGTTCGAACTGCCGACCGTCTTCACCAACGACATCGTGGCGACGAACCTCGCCATGCGCGCCATGTTCGACGAATATCTCGCCGAGGAATACAAGGCCGTGCACGTACTCTTCAACCACGTCCATGCCGGGCAGGGCATCCACATGGCCGAGGCGCCGGTGCATACGCCGGACGACACCAAGGGCAAGAAACTGCGCGTTCCCGGCCCGACTGGCAATGCCGTCGTCGAGGCGCTGGGCGCGACGCCCGTGACCATGCCGGTGCCGGACCTGCCGCAGGCGCTGACGACGCATGTCGTCGACGGCGCGCTGGTGCCGTGGGAGATCATCCCCGCCCTGCAGCTTCAGGAATCGACCAAGTACCAGATCGAGGGGCCGGACAATAACCGTTTCGGCAACACCACCTTCCAGGTGTCGATGAACAAGGCGCGCTGGGAAGGATTGCCGGACGATCTGAAGGAAGCCTTCGACAAGCATTGCGGCGAGGACTGGCTGCGCGAAGTCGCGCGCATCTGGCGCGAGGACGACGACGAAGGCATCAAGATGGCTGTCGATAGCGGCAATGAGCACATCGTTCTCACGCAGGAACAGATGGACGCCTTCAACAAAGTGCTTGCGCCCGTGGTCGACAAATGGATCGCCGCCCACGCGAATGCCGGCTTCGACGCCAAGGCGCTCGTCGAGGCGGCCAGAAAGACCATCGCGGCGAAGAAGGCGTGAGCGCGCTCGTCCATCCGGCGGAAGGGGGCGACGAGCCCCCGCCGCCACCCAGCCGCGGGAGGTTGGCGGCGGTCCTGGCGGCGGCGATCCGCTGGTGGGCTCTGCTCGGCGGGGTGGTGACGTTGGCGCTGGCGTTCATGACGGCGCTTGGCGCGATCTCGAACATCCTTTTCGACAAGCCGTTCGCCGCCGACTACGAACTGGTCAAGCATTTCATCGCCATCGCCATCTTCATGTTCCTGCCCTACTGCCAGTTGACCGGGTCGAACGTGACGGTGGACATCTTCACCGAAGGCATGAGCGCGCGTGGCAAGTCGGCGATGGTCGCCTTCTCTTCGCTCTTCGCGGCAGCCTTCTCCGTCCTGCTTCTGGTGCAGATGTATGCCGGCTTCCTCTCCTACATCGCCTATCCCGAGGTCACGCCGGTGTTGCATTTGCCGCTATGGACGGCGTTTCCGCCGATCCTCCTGTCGCTGGCGCTGCTTCTGGTCGCGTCGCTGATCACCCTCGTCGAGGGCTGGCACGGTTTCCGCCATGGCGGTGGCGTGCCGCCCGCAGCCCTGCCGGTCGAATAGGCGTCCCATGCTCGACAGTTTCTTCATCGGCATCGCCGGACTTGTGTGCCTGCTGGCGCTGATCGCGGTCAGGGTTCCCATCGCTTACACGATGATCCTTGTCGGCATCATCGGCACGACCATCCAGTCTGGGCCGGCGATCGTCCTCAACCAGTTGAAGGACCTCGCCTACGCGCAGTTCTCCATCTACGATTTGTCGGTCCTGCCGATGTTCATCCTGATGGGCGGGCTGGCTTCGCGCTGCGGCCTGTCGCGCGATCTTTTCCGTGGCGCCAATGCGTGGCTCGGCCGCTTTCGCGGCGGCGTGGCGATGGCGGCTGTTGCCGCCTGCGCAGGTTTCGGCGCGGTCTGCGGTTCGTCCACGGCCACCGCTTCGACTATGGGGCAGGTCGCGCTGCCGGAATTGAGGCGTTACAAATATTCGCCGTCGCTGGCCACCGGCACCATCGCTGCCGGCGGCACGCTCGGCATCCTGATCCCGCCCTCGGTCGTTCTCATCGTCTACGCCATTATCGTCGAAGCGAATGTGGTGACCATGTTCGCGGCCGCACTCATCCCCGGCATCCTCGCCATGCTGCTCTTCATGCTGACGGTGGCGGTCTATGTTCGGCTCGTGCCGGGCTCCGGCCCGACGGGGGAGGCGGTGTCGCGAAGCGAGCTTCTTGCCGCAAGCATCGGCGTCATTCCCGTTCTCGTCGTCTTCGGCGTCGTCATCGGCGGCATCTATGCTGGCATCTACAATCCGACCGCGGCAGCCGCTGTCGGCGTCTTCCTCGTCGTCGCTTACGGCTTCGTCACGCGCCGGCTGTCGATCGGCGGGATGGGCGACGCGCTCCTGGAGACGGCGCGCACGTCCGGCATGATCTTCCTCATCCTGCTTGGAGCGGAACTTCTCAAGATCTTCATGGCGCGCGCCGGCGTGCCGCAGGCGGCCGCCGAGGCGTTGCAGGGTAGCGGCCTGTCGCCGGTAATGATCCTGGTCCTTATCATCATCCTTTACCTCATCCTTGGTTGCCTGATGGACAGCCTGTCGATGGTAATCCTCACGGTACCTTTCTTTTGGCCCGTCGTATCGGGGCTCGATTTCGGGCTTTCGCCCGGTGACCTCAAGATCTGGTTCGGCATCATCATCCTGATCGTCGTGGAACTCGGTCTCATCACGCCACCGGTCGGCCTCAACGTCTTCATCATCAACTCGCTCGCGCCCGACGTGCCAATGCGCCAGACGTTCAAGGGCGTCATGCCGTTCTTTGCGGCGGAGATGCTGAGGATAACGCTTTTGGTCGCCGTTCCCTCGATCACGCTGCTCCTGCCGCATCTGCTGGCCTAGCCACGAGCGAGGTGTTGCCGGCCATGGCGATATAGCGGCGCGGCGGCATGCCGAGCCCGCGCTTGAACATGGTGGTGAAGGCCGCAGCGCTCTCATAGCCGAGGTCGAAGGCGACATTGGCGATCCGCTCGCCCGACATCAGGCGCGGCAGCGCCGCCAGGAGACAGGCCTGCCGGCGCCATTCCAGCGCCGCCATGCCCGTCTCGCGCCGGAAGGCGCGGGTAAAGGCGGAGCGGCTCATCGCCATTTCCGCCGCCCAGCCGTCGATCGTTTCATGTGCTGTCGGCGAGGCGATAAAGCGCCGGCAAAGCATGGCGAGCCGTGCCTCGCGCGGCATCGGAAGCGAAAGCGCGGTGCGCCGCAAGAGCGGGATCTCCTCCAGGATCAGTGCCATGATGAGGCCGGCTCGGCCGTGCGGATCGTATTCGTGCGGTAGCTTCACCGCCTCGCCGAGCAGGCTTTTCATCAATTCGCTCATGCGCACGACATGACTCTGCGCCGGTTGGCTGGAAAGGACGCCCGGCTCGATATAGATCGACCCGGTGGTGAGCGGCTCGATCATCTCGACCGAATGGCGGACACCGGCCGGGATCCAAATCGCATGGTCGGGCAGGATGAGCCAGCGGTTGCGCTCGGCGATGACGATCGCCATGCCTTCGAGCGCGCATAGAAGCTGGGACCGGCGGTGGCTGTGCGGCAGGATCCGGTCGCCGGCGGGGTAGTGCGACCGGCGAACCAGGACCGGACGCGGGATCGTTTCCAGGTCGCTGATGTCTACGATTGTCACCGCTTTGACCCAATCGCAAAAGAAATTGAGCTAATCACGAAAACAGGTCGCGTAGCAAGGCGCTATATCCCCGCTCTTGCGAAGCATATGAGTCGAATGGAAGCGGGTCGCAGATCATGACCGTGATGGAGCGCAAAGAGGCAACGGCGGAAAGCGCCAAGCCCGATTCGAAAAAGCCCGGCACGAACGAGGCCGCCGGGCCGAGCGCCGACCAGACGGTGTTCGCCATCCTGGCGGCGCTCTCGTTCAGCCATTTCCTCAACGACATGATGCAGTCGCTGCTGCCGGCGATCTATCCGATGCTGAAGACCAATTATGCCTTGAGCTTCACGCAGGTCGGGTTCCTCACGCTGACCTTTCAGGGCACGGCGTCGCTGTTCCAGCCGGTTGTCGGCATCGTCACCGACAAGCGCCCGCAGCCCTACGCGCTCTTCTGCGGCATGGGGTTTACCCTGGTCGGGCTGCTGCTGCTCTCCAACGCCTCGCATTACGGAGTGCTGATCGTCGCCGCGTCGCTGGTCGGCATGGGGTCGGCGATCTTCCACCCGGACGCCTCGCGCGTGGCCCGGATGGCATCGGGCGGCCGGCTCGGACTGGCGCAGTCACTGTTTCAGGTGGGCGGAAATTTCGGCTCGGCGATCGGGCCGCTGCTCGCCGCCTTCATCGTCCTGCCTTTCGGCCAGTCGAGCCTTGCCTGGTTTTCGCTTGCCGCGCTGACGGCAATGGCAGTGCTATGGAACGTCGGCGGCTGGTACAAGCGCAACCATCTCGCCGTGGCGAAGCGGGCAAAGTCGTATGGAGCCCCGCCCGCTCTTCCGCATGCGCGCGTTGTTGCAACGCTCATCATCCTCGGCATGCTGGTCTTCTCGAAATATATCTATCTCGCCAGCCTATCGAGCTATTACACCTTCTACCTGATCCACAAGTTCGGTGTCTCCGTGCAGACATCGCAGATCCTGCTCTTCGTCTTCCTCGGCGCGGTGGCGGCCGGCACCGTCATCGGCGGGCCGCTGGGGGACCGCTTCGGCCGGAAATACGTGATCTGGGTCTCGATCCTCGGCGTGCTGCCGTTCACGCTGGTACTGCCGCATATGGGTTTGGTCGGCACGGCGATCCTGACGGTTCCGATCGGGCTCATCCTCGCCTCGGCCTTCCCGGCGATCATCGTATACGCGCAGGAATTGCTACCGAGCCGCGTCGGCATGGTCGCTGGCATCTTCTTCGGCTTCGCCTTCGGTATGGGCGGCGTCGGCGCCGCCGGGCTCGGCATCATCGCCGACGCGAAGGGCATCGACTTCGTCTATGCCATGTGCTCCTACCTGCCGGCGATCGGGCTTCTCACCGTGTTCCTGCCGAACATCGAAGGGCCGCGCAAGCGTCTGCTCAAGACGGCCTGAGCCTCAGATGCGGGAGATTACCAGGCTGTCCATGACCGCGCCGAGATGCAGCGCGGCCCCCAGGAGTACACAGCCATGCCATAGCGCTGTCTGGTAGCGCAGCCGCCGCCAGACGTGGAAGGTCACGCCGATGCTGTAGGCGATGCCGCCGGCCGCGATCAGCCAGAGGGTCGCACGCGGCAGCGATACCGACAGAGAATTGAACACGACCACGCCGCTCCAGCCCATTGCCAGATAGAACACCACCGCAATACGCTCCAGACGGCCCGGAAAGAGCAGCTTCATGGTGATGCCGAGCGCCGCGGCTCCCCATATGAGCCCAAGCATGAGGCGCGCCGTCAGCGGGTCGTTCATCTGAACGAGGAAGGGTGTGTAAGTTCCAGCGATCAGAAGGAAAATCGCTGCATGATCGAAGCGCCGCAGCGCTCGTTTGATTGGTGAGATCGGCCACATATTGTAAGCGGCCGAAAGCGACAGGACGATGACGAGCGACGCCACGTAGAAGATCGTTCCTATATATTCCCGTAGACTGGCGTGGAAGGCCGAAAGTGCCAGCAGCACCGACCCTGCGGAGATCGCCAGGGTGACGCCGAGGCCATGTACGATCCCGTCGGCGATCAGTTCACCGCGCGAGCAGTGAAAGCGCGCGGCAAAGGGAACCCGCGCCGTCGCGGGATAGAGGCTGTCATCCGCCATGGCTCACTCTATCATCTAGAATTCGACAGGGATTTGACAAACAGTGCGCATGTTGCCGCATCCGTCGGACCCTACTGGACGTAGACGGAAACGCTCGCCGCGCGCCCGGCCGCGTCGATCACGGTCAGCGTCGAATAGCCGTCCCCGTCGGGCATCCAGCGGCTGATCCGTGTACGCGCCAGTTCAGGCAGAGGCTTGCCGTTTGCAAGCCAGCGGAAGGGCGCGCGGCCGCCCTGCAGCTTCAGGAGAAGCGGTGTGGCGGGGTCGCCGTCGGCCGGGCCGAGTTCGACATGCGCGCCTTCCGGCGGGAAGATAATCCGGGGCGGCGGTTCAGGAATTCCGTGCACCGGCGGCAGTTCGCCGGGCGGCGTGAAATCGCGCAGTGTAACCGGCAGGTCGGCACGCGCCGTGCGCAGCGCACCCGCCGGCGCGCGTGGCAGCGGCGTTACGGCAAGACCGGATTTGGCGAAGGCGTCGAAGAGGATGGGCGCGGCCGAGACATAGCCGGTCAGGCCCGGCACCGGCCCGCCGTCCGGCCGGCCAACCCAGACACCAAGCACGTGGCGGCCGTCGAAACCGATCGACCAGGCGTCGCGATAGCCGTAACTGGTGCCGGTCTTGTAGGCGATGCCGGTTGTGCGCGAGCCTTCCGGCGGGCGCACGCCCGACAAGATGTCGGCCACCTGCCAGGCCGCCTGCGGCTCCATCAGCGTCGCGGAAGCCGGTTGGTGCGAGGGTCTGTCGTGCAGCACGGCGATGTGCCCCCCGTTCGGGAAGGCGGTGTAAAGCTGAACCAGATCCTTGAGTTTCAGACCGACGCCGCCAAGGCCGATGGCTAGGCCGGGCGCCTCGCCGCGCGGAAGGACCGGATTGACGCCGGCTCGCCTGAAGCGCGCCATCAGCCTCAGCGGCCCGACCGCATCGAGAAGGCGGATAGCCGGCACGTTGAGCGACATCTGTAGCGCCTGACGGATCGAAACATTACCCTGGTAGCTCATGTCGAAATTCTTCGGGCGGTAGCCGCCGAAATCCGCCGGCCGGTCCTCGATTGTCGTTTCCTGCGCGATCAGTCCCTCTTCGAAGGCAAGTCCATAGATGAAGGGCTTCAGCGTCGAGCCGGGCGAGCGTTCGGCGTCCGTCATGTCGATCCAGCCGGCCCGACGCACGTCGAAGAGATCGGCCGAGCCGACCTCGCCGATGATATCGCCGGTCGGTGCGTCGGCGAGGATCATGGCAACCGAGACTTTCGGTCCGAGCCGGCGGGCCGCGTCGTGAGCCACTGCCTCCAGTTTGCTCTGGACGCTTCGTTCGATTGTGAGCTGAAGGTGGCGCGCGGACGGATCGGCGCGCATCGCATCGGCCGAGGCCTGCGCGGCAAGGGCCGGGAGTTGGCGGCGCACCTTCGGAATGGGTTCGGCCGAAGCGAGCGCGATCTCGCGTGGGACAATGACGCCGGCATCCTTCATCCGCTCAAGAACGCGCCCCCGCGCGGACCGTGCCGCTGCGGGGTGCCGGTCGGGCCGGCGGCCCTCGGGCGACTGCGGCAGCGACACAAGCAGCGCCGCCTGCGCCACCGAAAGCCTTTTCGGCTCCTCGCCGAAATAGGCGAGCGAGGCGGCCCGCACACCTTCCAGATTGCCGCCATAAGGCGCCAGCGTCAGGTAGTCGGCGAGGATCTCGTCCTTGGTCAGCCGCCGCTCGATCTGCAGGGCGCGGACGATCTGGACGAGCTTCGCCCAGACGGACCGCTCATCGCGCGGTTCGATCAGCCTCGCCAACTGCATGGAAAGTGTGGAGCCGCCCGAGACGATGTGGCCGTTGAGAACCCATTGCCCGGCAGCGCGGAAGAGCGCCGCGATGTCGACGCCGTGATGCGAATAGAAACGATGGTCCTCATAAGCGATCAGCATTTTGATCAGCTTCGGATCGACATCCTCGATATGTGTCGCCAGCCGCCAGCGGCCCTCGGGTGTGGCGAAGGCGCGAAGAAGATCGCCGTTGCGGTCGACCACCTCGGTCGAGACAAGCCCCGCTTCGGCAAGCGGCGGCGGGTAGGCGCGGTCGAGCGCGACAAGACCGAACCATGCGCCGATGCAGAGGAGAACGGCGAGGGATAGGGCGAAGAGAATGTATTTGAGGGAGCGGGTCATATGGCCACGCCCCTATCCGATGTCGGCTGCACCCCCCTCTGTCCTGCCGGACATCTCCCCCTCAAGGGGGGAGATCGGACGACACCGGCGCATCCGCCAATCGCTGGCCCCGGCAAAATGGGAGCAGGCCGTGGTGCTAGCTGATCTCCCCCCTTGAGGGGGAGATGTCCGGCAGGACAGAGGGGGGTGAACCCAAGCATATGGACGTCCCGTTCTACCGCGCCGCCTTCACCTCCATCCTGCCGGTCGCGGTGCGGGCGGAGAGTTGCGGGCGATACATGTCCTCGACGCTTGCCGCCGGGAGCGCGTAGACGCCCGGCGTCACGGCGCGCACGACATAGGCGAGCGTCATCTCGCGTCCATCGGAGCCGCTACGGTTGAACGCCGCCACGAAACGGTCGTCGCGGAATTCGGTATGCGCCACCTCCGTGTTGCCCAGCCAGTTGAAGTTGGAAAGTTGGGCGCTGCCGACGAGGCTCGGATTGTCGATTTCGAAGCCGGCAGGAAGGAGGTCCGTCACCAGCACGCGCGAGGGCCAGGAGTTCTGCTCGGTCACCTTGAGCACGACGACGTAACGCTGGTTCTGCTGCGTCTCCGTTACATCGGTCTCCTGTCCGTCGAGGGTGTAGTAGGTGCGCGTGATCGAGAAGCCGTTGCCGCCAGCCGGAAGCGGCTCGGCAGGTGCCGCGACCGCAGTTACGACGGCATCGATCGGGTTGGGCCCGCGATTGGTGATGGTGACGGGCTGGCCCTGCAATTCCGTGCCGTCCACATGCTCCGCGAACGGACCGGAATGCGCCCGCCCGTTCACATCGATCGAGATCGCTTCCGTACCGGCCTTGATGGCGCGCGCCGCCAGAAGCAGCCACGCGTTTTCCTGCGTGCTGGTATGGCCGTCGATGTAGCGCTTGTCCTCACGCTCCGCCGAGACGAGCCGGATCATCGCAGGGATCAGCGAGGGTGCCGGCTTCGTTTCCGCCGCAAGCGCCAGCATCGCTGCGCCGTCACGCAGGCGCGAACCGTAGTCCGCGCGCGAATCATCCAGCACGGTTTTGCCCGCGCTCGCCAGATTGAAGGCCGAGGCGAAGACGCGATCGGCGCGCTGGCTGTCGCCGTAGAGCGCGAGGCTGGCCGCGATCTGGGCGCGCGCCATCGGGCTCTGGAAAGCGTCAAGCTGCGTGTCGGCGTAATAGCGCAGGTCGCCGACTGATGCCCGATGGTTGCGGGCGAGCACGTAGAGCGCATAGGCGATTTCCGTCGAGCGCTCTTTCAGGTCGTTGCTATAGGAGAGCGTGTTCTGGAGGTTGTCGAGCGCCTGCCGCATCGCCACGTCCGGCACGTCGAAGCCCTGCTCGCGCGACCGTGTGAGGAAATCGCTGATAT encodes:
- a CDS encoding thiamine pyrophosphate-requiring protein — protein: MYTASTAFLEALTEAGVSYIFANFGSDHPALIEAIAEARAHGRRIPAIITCPNEMAGMSAAQGYAQVSGQPQAVIVHVECGTQSLAGAVHNAAKGRAPMLVFAGASPFTQEGEMRGSRNEFIQWIQDVPDQRSIVRGYMKYENEFRTGKNIKQMVHRALQFAMSEPKGPVYLVGAREVMEEELTDAVSIDMARWRPVEPAALPQEGVEQMLAAFAQARRPLVVTSYLGRNPDAVAELVRFCENVGAGVHESVPSAMNFPHDHDLYLGNQWNEPHQNEALGEADCILVIDSDVPWIPTISRPAGGVPIFHIDVDPLKEKMPLWYIGAEHSFRADAATALGQLNDVLAVRPFDGARVAERRSRFAAKSKARRERLATLETGSNGVITPEFLTAAVRRHIDDDTIVLNEGITNYPAVSNHMAMTRPGSIFASGGGSLGWNGGAAFGAKLAAPDKTVVALTGDGSYMFSIPSSVHWMAAKYGAPFLQVVYNNRGWKAPRFSALGVHPDGYASRANDLDLSFDPSPDYAGIAKAAGGAYARKVERPEEVEEAVAEALRVVREEKRSAVLDVWLQHG
- the hyi gene encoding hydroxypyruvate isomerase, which translates into the protein MPKFNANLTMLFTEVPVLQRFARARKAGFEAVEFLFPYEFEKDAVRQALFENGLKQVLFNLPAGDWAAGERGIAILPDRTEEFRRGVALAVEYAEVLGCRQINCLSGVAPEGVAAEMLHETFIGNLRHAAGELKKHGIRLLIEPINRYDIPGFFLNTVEQADAIINEVGSDNLFIQYDLYHQHRTRGELIGTYQRYKDRIAHIQLADNPGRNEPGTGEINYDFVFAALDAAGYDGWIGCEYKPKTTTEEGLGWLRRAEKARAAA
- a CDS encoding TRAP transporter substrate-binding protein, encoding MLKRRQFLVSAAAMLAAPAVIGKARAADPEVTLKLHHFLGPKSPAQVKMLQPWVQAIQDESKGRVKIDIYPSMSLGGSPPQLFRQVADGIVDIVWTVNGYTPGLFPRSEAFELPTVFTNDIVATNLAMRAMFDEYLAEEYKAVHVLFNHVHAGQGIHMAEAPVHTPDDTKGKKLRVPGPTGNAVVEALGATPVTMPVPDLPQALTTHVVDGALVPWEIIPALQLQESTKYQIEGPDNNRFGNTTFQVSMNKARWEGLPDDLKEAFDKHCGEDWLREVARIWREDDDEGIKMAVDSGNEHIVLTQEQMDAFNKVLAPVVDKWIAAHANAGFDAKALVEAARKTIAAKKA
- a CDS encoding 2-hydroxy-3-oxopropionate reductase, with translation MTTIGFIGLGIMGTPMALNLQKAGHSLTTSKHRKAPAKELLDGGLKVLDTPADVAKAAEIVILMLPDTPQVKDVLFAENGVASGLSEGKLVIDMSSISPIETKAFARKIRDLGAEYVDAPVSGGEVGAKAATLTIMAGGSQAAFERAKPLFELMGKNITLVGDCGDGQVAKVANQIIVALNIAAVSEALVFAAKAGADPARVRSALMGGFASSRILEVHGERMIKRTFDPGFRIELHQKDLNLALEGARGLSLALPNTASTQQLFHSMVANGEGGLDHSGLVRALERLANHTVA
- a CDS encoding TRAP transporter large permease — its product is MLDSFFIGIAGLVCLLALIAVRVPIAYTMILVGIIGTTIQSGPAIVLNQLKDLAYAQFSIYDLSVLPMFILMGGLASRCGLSRDLFRGANAWLGRFRGGVAMAAVAACAGFGAVCGSSTATASTMGQVALPELRRYKYSPSLATGTIAAGGTLGILIPPSVVLIVYAIIVEANVVTMFAAALIPGILAMLLFMLTVAVYVRLVPGSGPTGEAVSRSELLAASIGVIPVLVVFGVVIGGIYAGIYNPTAAAAVGVFLVVAYGFVTRRLSIGGMGDALLETARTSGMIFLILLGAELLKIFMARAGVPQAAAEALQGSGLSPVMILVLIIILYLILGCLMDSLSMVILTVPFFWPVVSGLDFGLSPGDLKIWFGIIILIVVELGLITPPVGLNVFIINSLAPDVPMRQTFKGVMPFFAAEMLRITLLVAVPSITLLLPHLLA
- a CDS encoding MarR family winged helix-turn-helix transcriptional regulator: MRSRTATPGSVSKAVPKRADDGGSAVKSKDFSLGLLEDRIGFHLRLAQNASFKAFKKKTGEADLKPGWFAVLSLIHDNPGITPLVLSRASGRDKSTITPVLRDLLRNHLIERQTVPADKRSYTLSLTRAGKARLAELTAHAEAHDRVLDEIVGEGRPELLRLLRLIIASLD
- a CDS encoding TRAP transporter small permease; translated protein: MSALVHPAEGGDEPPPPPSRGRLAAVLAAAIRWWALLGGVVTLALAFMTALGAISNILFDKPFAADYELVKHFIAIAIFMFLPYCQLTGSNVTVDIFTEGMSARGKSAMVAFSSLFAAAFSVLLLVQMYAGFLSYIAYPEVTPVLHLPLWTAFPPILLSLALLLVASLITLVEGWHGFRHGGGVPPAALPVE